Genomic window (Pradoshia sp. D12):
TTTTTCAGCAGTTTCAAGCATCTCTTTGCTTGAGGTTTTTTGTGTACGTGTGTAAGTTATCGCATATAAAGGTTGATTATCAACGATGATTTTTCCATTTCGATCATATATTTTTCCCCTCGGCACAGAATTGCTCACAGTTACATCCTCTGTCCGCTCTATTTCACGCTTATAGTCATCTCCATATACAATCTGAACAATTCCTAAACGGAGTATTAATGCAGAAAACATTACAAATACTGCAAAAAACAGTAGATTCAGGCGAACAGGTACATGTTTTTTCTTTTTCTTTTTTCTGACTTTCACTGTCCCCATCCCTTCTAATACACATTTCTTATCATTTTATTATCAATTTTTAAAGATTAACAGAAGTAAAAGATTCCAGCAACTTTTAGTTTCTTACATCTTGATGTCTTTTACAAAATAATAAACAAACAGATGTCCGGACCCTAATAATAATAGCAATATTTTGATGCCGGTACTCTCCGGCAAAATTTTAATGAACAATATAAACATAAGAATCGATGCGGCTCTTCCCATATTTAAAAATAATTCCCGGATTACCACATATTCGATACGATGTTCCCCCGCTTCCCAGGATCGTCCTATTACATCATACGTGACAGACATATAGGGGACAAGCAATAAGGGATAAGCTACTGCAAGAATAGACGCATATGTAAGCAGTTTAGTGAATGACACTTGATATATCAGAAAAAAGATTGAACCATAAAGGAAAATGGCCCCCACCAGCATCGACCATTTTCGGTAACGAACCTTTATATATCTGCTGACTAAAAAATAAGCAATAAATGATACTCCTGAACTAATTAATCCATATGTACCTAAAGCCATTTCGCTACCCGTTTCGACAAATACAAAAACGGAAACAACAAAGAGAAACGTCCCTTCCCTTAGCCCCTGCGAAAAATTAGCATACGTAATTCTTCTCCAATCTTTATTATTTTTTCTTTCATCAAGAATACGCTTCAGCATATACTTCCCATTAGCTGCTCTGCTTTTTAATAAGAAACTGACAAGTACTGCCACGATAAACAAACACAGGGAAACTCCAAAAATGAACAGATAACCATTGTTATCAGTCAAAACCGTAATAATATATCCCGCAAAAAAAGGACCAATCATTCCGCCGATAGACCCAGTTATCCCTTGGAGCCCATTAAATGTATCTCTAGTTTCAGGTTCGGTAATTTCGAATGTCATGAGATTATATGCAAGCCAATAGAATCCATATCCTATTCCAAGTAAACCACCAATCAGAACAAGATAAAGGTGAGAGGTAGAACTGAATGTCAGGACCGCTATATAAAATGCAGCTAAAAACAAGATTCCAATCCTCAGTACAATAATACGATCTATGCGTTTAGCCAATTTCCCAGCTAAAATAAAGGTAACTCCCTGTAGGATTACAACGGACAGATTATAAATCCCCAGATTGATCAATGCCTCAGACTGTTTCCATAAATAGATATTGACAAAAGTATTGGAAAGAGCCGTACTCAATGAATAAAGTGCTCCAATTAACAAAAGGATATAAAGTTCTTTATTTGTTTTTATTTTATTGACAAATTGATTATCCATTTTCATAAAAACTCCCCTTCACTTCCGGTTAGTTTTCCTGTAGATAATCCTCTTATGTAGAATTAAATCATTTGGTATTTGTTAACAGCACAATCCTTTATTTTTTGCACAAAAAAAGATACAGGAAACGAATCGGATTCATTTCCTGTACCCACACTTATTATACGATTATTTTGCTGCTGCGTAGCGCTTAGAAACTTCATCCCAATTTACAACATTCCAGAAAGAATTAATGTATTCAGGACGACGGTTTTGGTAGTTTAAGTAGTATGCATGCTCCCAAACATCAAGACCTAGGATTGGTGTTTTACCTTCCATTAATGGAGAATCCTGATTAGCAGTGCTGGAAAGTTCTAACTCACCATCTTTAACAGTAAGCCAAGCCCAACCGGAACCAAAACGAGTTGTAGCAGCTTTCGCAAACTCTTCTTTAAAGTTTTCAAAGCTTCCAAATTTAGCTGTTAGTGCATCAGCTAATTCACCTTCTGGTTGTCCGCCCCCATTAGGAGATAGAATATTCCAGAATAATGTGTGGTTAGCATGTCCACCGCCATTGTTTCTAACAGCAGTACGAATGCTTTCAGGTACAGAGTCGATGTCAGCTAAAAGATCTTCCAAGCTTTTTGCTGCCAATGTTTCCTGTCCTTCTAAAGCATTGTTTAAGTTAGTCACATACGTGTTATGATGTTTTGTGTGATGAATATTCATTGTTTCTTTGTCGATATGAGGCTCCAACGCATCATACTCATACGGTAATTGTGGTAAAGAATAAGTCATAATTCTCTCCTCCTAATAATTGTAAGAATAAGTACTTTCGGGCAATTCTGTAAGTTCGTGTGTTACGAAAGTCTTTATCTTTAGATTAGCAATTGAAACCGTTTATTTCAACCTTTATGCCTTATCAAAGCACTCGGATAAAGAAATACACAATCATAATGGTCTGAATGATAAATTTGGTTATCACACTGCCGACAAATCCAACGACAGAACCCATACCAATTTTCACTGCATTTTTTAGCGACT
Coding sequences:
- a CDS encoding MFS transporter — its product is MKMDNQFVNKIKTNKELYILLLIGALYSLSTALSNTFVNIYLWKQSEALINLGIYNLSVVILQGVTFILAGKLAKRIDRIIVLRIGILFLAAFYIAVLTFSSTSHLYLVLIGGLLGIGYGFYWLAYNLMTFEITEPETRDTFNGLQGITGSIGGMIGPFFAGYIITVLTDNNGYLFIFGVSLCLFIVAVLVSFLLKSRAANGKYMLKRILDERKNNKDWRRITYANFSQGLREGTFLFVVSVFVFVETGSEMALGTYGLISSGVSFIAYFLVSRYIKVRYRKWSMLVGAIFLYGSIFFLIYQVSFTKLLTYASILAVAYPLLLVPYMSVTYDVIGRSWEAGEHRIEYVVIRELFLNMGRAASILMFILFIKILPESTGIKILLLLLGSGHLFVYYFVKDIKM
- a CDS encoding superoxide dismutase, encoding MTYSLPQLPYEYDALEPHIDKETMNIHHTKHHNTYVTNLNNALEGQETLAAKSLEDLLADIDSVPESIRTAVRNNGGGHANHTLFWNILSPNGGGQPEGELADALTAKFGSFENFKEEFAKAATTRFGSGWAWLTVKDGELELSSTANQDSPLMEGKTPILGLDVWEHAYYLNYQNRRPEYINSFWNVVNWDEVSKRYAAAK